aaaaaggattggcaaagtcccttgagggatggaagaaaaaatatggaactattaaactttaccatcaagaaatcccctgatactgtgttaagccatagggacacccaaatcaataggccatgcccttgatcttgaggcttgctcttgtgaagtttatgtaggtagcagagaagcttagcctacctaagaGTTAATTCAGGAGGAACTcatttattgctcaaatgtggcctcactctctctaagcccaattctgcaagtgaaatcattgccttcatccctacatgggacatgagatccaggggtgaaagtctccctggtgacatggacgatgactcccagggatgagtgtgACCCTGGccgcatgggatcaacaatgccattctaacaaataggaagaaaagaagtgtaacagataaggtatcagtgactgagagagttcaaatagagtagagaggctactctgtaggtcacacttatgcaagcttcagttagacattgctacctatcacaacttgccaaaccccaaccaaaacccattccagccaatcctaaagaacacctagagcaatatataagattctacagtttccatgcactaaggtaaccttccagaaatctacaacctccaaatgtgtCTCTGGACCaaataggtcctgaaacctagagggcccagcctctccagaacatcagctaattccattcccctaccccatatgaaaaagttagaatggccatagcccaaatacccctaaagggagagggatagaaagatcaaaggtgatggtggggagTTATACcaagaaggtcgggtttaacacatgatgtgagtgctgaatcattacaccgatctttcttttagtctccagtaccatactgcagctagaaataaaaacctaaaattgttgaattgtaacccatacccaatactgtaatctgttctacaagtaattgttgtgatgtgctttgaaatttgttgcttttatgtatatatgttatttaaagagaaggaagaatataacaaagaagatagggtttaacaaatgagtatgactgctgaatcactatattgacagttctgctggtctccagtgtcttggagcaactagtagaaaaaacgaaaaattatggaactgaaacccataccaaactttaaaatctgttctatgactacttgttaaaatgtgcttggatgctggagacctaggtacGATTCctagtgcttgcccatgcaaaaaaaaaaaaaacatacttggaaattttttgcttttttgtatatatgttatactttgcaatttaaaaaaagttaaaaaataaaataacataaaaaaattttaaaagattctacaaaggttccatgtaccagggtaactttctaaaaacctgcaatctccagataggtccctggaccagataagtcctgaaatgcagagggcccagcctctccagaacatcaaatagttccatcccccatcccatattatcaacagccctttccaacatgaaaaagttagaatgggcatagcccaaatacccttaaagagtgggagaaagatcaaaggtgatggcggaattatacagagaaggtagggtttaacaaataaatatgattgctgaatcattatattgatttttttttaatcttcaatatcttagagcagctagacgtgaaaacctaaaattgtggaattgcaacccataccaaactctgaaatctgttctacaactaattgttgtgatgtgctttgaactttagtggtttttttgtatatatgttatttttcacaaaaaaagaaaaaaaaatctcctatcttttagtgttttggagcagctagaaggaaaaatctgaagtacTGGAATggtaacaaactctgaaatctgttctgtaactacttgttgaagtgtgctttgaaagtcattgctttttccttcttttcaaatatatttaacaaaaagaAACGCTTAGAAAGTTAATTTGGtcttagtttcattttatttaaacaacacgCATGCACAGATTAGAGCTAAATAGttcttaaaaggaaaagagaagtccCTGCCCTATCCTTCCAACCCCAGCTTCTCTCCGGTTCCTCCCACGTGTTTCTCATAATTAAGAGTGAGGCTTGAAAAGGTTTATTAGGTGCTTTCCAAGTGTTGGTTTCACTATATGTTGTGTAACAGGGCAGCCACTCAGCACTAATATTGGGGAAATATCCAATTTTACCTGGTAGCCCTTTCCTTGGATTGAAGGGTTTCCCCATAGGAGCACCTTCCAGGTCTTGACAGGGACTGAGTCtggctgttgggattttggttaCTGAGTGAGGGAAGGGTACTGGGATTCTGATTTAGTGTGAAGACTTTCACTTAATTTTCTCCTTGCTTCAGAACAGCAACTCTGCCCACCCTCCCCTGGGCCTGGAGTCAACAACTTCAGAGAAGAAGCTTCTCTTGTGCCCGGTGGCTTTTGTTCAACTTCCAacagtcattctggaggttggcAGCAGTGGGCTGTGGGGGGAGCATCCAGGCAAGAGGAGTTTTTGAAACCCACCATGACTATGTCTTCATTTGTTTGAtgttcagtttcctcacctgtaagatGGAAACCTAAGACTTTCCTGTGAGGGTTGGGGGGATTAATGAATGCAAAGTGCCTGGCAGAGTCTGCCCACTAAAGGAGCGCACTTGATCATTAAACCCTCAGCCTCGCTTCAGTGGACAGAaaggtgcccccccccccccgttgtCCATTGCTTTTCTACACTCTCTCAAGGGGGAAGGTGGCACCACGCCACTCATGTTCTGCCAATATGTTAACAGAATTACAGGTTGTTAAACCTTTACAACTTGCCCTCTACCCCACCCTCTCCCTGAGTGCccaacacaaaccctaaaccAATCTCCTTTATTCTTCAGTCCATCTCAGTGGATTAACTGGCAGTGAACACAGCAGTGAAGGAGTAAAACTGAAATACAAGTCCATGCTCCCAATTCTTTACCAACACACATATCCCCTCTGTTCACTAAAGGAATGCCCCAAGTCCACCTCCTATTCTTCCTACCCTTTTTAACACCCTGGAAAAAAGAGAGGCAAGAGAAACATCCTTGCCTTCAGTGTGAGAGGGTTCCTCTTCCAGTGAAAATTGAAATCTGTGCTTCTCACCAGCTTTTTCTTCTCAATCCTTCTCCACCATTTTCTCTCACTGTCCTCATGTGTGGCCCTTGATTTTGCTAAGTTATGGGGAGCAGTCAGTCTTTCCTTTCCACAGTCAGTCTTTCCTCTGAATTATTAGGATGTACTTCTCTTCTACTCTGAGGGCTCCAGTAGCTTTGATAATTAGTTATATCTCAGGGGATAGAAGAGGAAGTGGACCTAGAGAAGCTGGGAAAGCTAGGGCTGTCTCAAAGTGAGGAATTTAGAACCTTTGATGGGCCAGAGATCTGGTCCAGAATCTGATGAAAACCAGGATGCACTGTGTTCAGGACTCTTTCCCATTCTGACATTTCAGCATGCAAGAGGTATTTTCTCCCATATTCCTCATCTAGACTCAACCACTGAAAACATAACGAGTGAACATTTTGACATAAGTTTTAATAACAAAATGTCATGATCGGTTAAATACTGGAATGTGCAATGGTATAAATACAAGGTCCCTGAGAGACCATGTGTGAATAAAGGTGGATGCAAGGATACAAGAACAAGTCTCACATAGTAACTCCTTCCACACTTGTTTCCATCTTCAATGATGCACAAACAGGAAACCTGCACTTTGTCTCTGTCTTTGCTGAATGTCCTTTTCTGAATATGGCCCTCAGTCTGTCCTTAAAATTCTCCCCTGCGAAGTAATAGAGGAAAGGGTTTAGAAAGCTATTGGCTGCCGCCAAGGGCAGGGTGATAACCACGCCTTTATGCAGCCAGCCTCCACATGTATTCTGCCGCCAGAAGGCCAGGTGGAGGGTTCTCAGGATGTGGTAGGGCAAGAAACACAGGAGGAAGATGGTCAAGGCTATGGCGACAGTGGTCAGTGCCTTCTTGTGGGAAACCCGCAGGTTTGACTCTGGGACCTCCACCTTCAGCAGGGCTCGGATGATCAGCAGGTAACAGATACTGAGAATGCAGAGTGGGAGCAGGAAGCCGACCGCCAAGGCCATGTAGTTCATGATCTGCaggttgtcaattttattgacattcAGTTCTAAGCATGACGTGGTATTGCCGTTCGGCTTAGAGCCGTTGTGCAGAAGTACTGTCGAGCAAGCCATGGTGAAGACCCATATCACCGCACACAGGATCCAGGCGCTCCTGACGCTGGTGACGTGGAGGAGCCGGAAGGGGTGAACGGTTGCCAGGAAACGCACCACGCTCAGCACGGTCAGGAAGAAAATGCTGCTGTACATGTTGACGTACATGGAGTAGGACATGATCCTGCAAGCCACGTCCCCAAATATCCAATCGGAGCCTCGCAGGTAATAGTTGACCCTGAAGGGCAGTGTGCTCGTGAACAGGAGATCTGAAATGGCCAGGTTTAGCATGAAAACATTCACAGACGTGGACTTCCTGTATGGCTGCAGGAAAACGAATATGGAAAAGCCATTTCCCAAGGCTCCCCAGACAAATATTATGAGGTACACGATGGGGTAAAAATTTCTCTTGAAGTTTTCAATCGTGCAGTTCTCGCTGTTATTGCCGGGGGCGACAGTTGCTTCCATTTCTGCCGTAGAGATGGGCTCAGGCAAGAACATAAGTTTTTCTCTCCGCActgtattaaaaagaaacagagacaaGCATTCGTTTTTGCATTACTCTTTTCCTTCCTGCTCATTGCTTGCATCTTTCCAGGTTTTAATGAAATAGTGAGAAACGCTAGTTTTTCTTTGAAACTTTAATTGAAATACTATCTTTACTATATACTGCATATATTTCATgataagttttctaatttatgaTATGTAGAATAAACATGAATTAATTTGGCAGAAGCTGAAGTTGCAAACTTAGGAGATGTTTGGCCTGGTTCTGATATTGACACGGAAGCCTAAATTGAATAGACAGCAGATTTTTCCTCAGAACCTGTAGAGCTAGGAGGAAGTGACACAATTTttcaaagtgctaaaagaaaagaactgccAATCTAGACTcttgtatacaataaaaatacacTTAAGTTATGAAGGGGAAATCAAAACAttctgagatgaaggaaaatcaagagtatttgttgccaacatatataccctaaaagaatggctaaaaggagttttctcagcagaaaggaaataatcaaagaaaGAACCCTGAACATCGAGAATACAGAAAGAACACAGTAAGTAAATTTatagataaattttttttctaaattatatttaagGGTTGAAGTGAAAATTGTAACACTAATGTGATTCTACATGCATGTAGAGAAATTATTTAAGACAGTAATACTATAAATGGGGGACATAAAGGCGTGTAAAGAGAGGTAATGTCTCTAAACTTCACCCAAACTGGTAAAATGATGACACCAGTAGACTTTTATAAGCTATGTATATATGATGTAAAAAGCTAAAATGCTGTAAGAAGATGTACACTCAAGAACATACAAGGAGTAAGTAGTACACTAGAAAAGTCAAAATGGAATTCAAAAAAATGTTCAAGTCATCCACAGGAAACCaggggaaagaaaacaagagaaaaaaaacaaccacagaaAATACAGACAAGTAAATATGAAATGGCAAACTTAGCCCTAAAAATCATAATTACATCAAATATAAATGGTCTGAATAAACCAATTAAATTACAGAGTTTGGCAGAGTGCAATAAAAGCTATGGCCTACTATAGGCTATCTGtaagaaactcacttcaaataaTTGAGTATATAGTAGGGTTGAAAGGTGTAGGCagggttgaaagtaaaaagatggaaaaaaatatgtcatgcaaacattaatcaaataaaatcaggaaaggCTCTATTAAGTTCAGATAAAGTAGAtctcagataaaagaaaattaccagagaCATGGAAGGACATAATAAAAAAAGGGttaatccaccaagaagatatagtAATCCTAgtaattttatatgtaaaaacaACATATACATATGTTGAGctgcaaaatatgtgaagcaaaaactGGTAAGCTAAAGGAGAAGTGACACAATTTttcaaagtgctaaaagaaaagaattgccaATCTAGATTCTTATCACAATTTCAGCAAATTCACAATTATAGTTGGTGACTTCAGGACTTTTTTCTCAACAACTGTTAGAACACCtagacaaaaaaatcagtaaggatatagacAAACTCAAAAAATATTATCAACCAACATTTGGAAATTTATAGAACCCTCCATCCGGCAAtatcagaatacacattcttttcaagtgtccACAGAACATATGCCATGATAAACCACATCCTGagccataaaacaaacctcaacaaattgaaaagatttgaaatcatacagagtatgttctctgaccacaaaggaattaaactgaaaattgaaaaacagaaaaattatgggaaaatttccaaatactcggaaattaaaaaatcatacttCGAAATAATCCATGGTTCAAAGAGGAAGTctcaagggaaatttaaaaattacatcaaaatgaatgaaaaaaaatacgtTTCTAAATTTATGAGAAGTAGCGAAAGCGGTGCTGTGAGGACACTGTATAACACAAAATGCATacactggaaaagaagaaagtctTGAATAAATAATCTAAGCTCCCACTCAAGAacctagaaggagaagagcaaaataaacccaaagcaagcagtgGCAAGGAAATGATCAAGAAAAGCACACAAATcaaggaaattgaaaacagataaataatagagaaaatcaatgaaataaagaattagctccttgaaaagatcaataaaaagcTAAAGTGCTTGAAAATTGGGAAAcctctagcaagactgacaaagggaaaaagagtaGACACAAACTACCATTAGAAATGAAGCAAAGAATATCACTACAGACATAGAAAACATCAAAAAGATCATTAGAGACTACTATACATGACTCTACACATGTATCTTTGATAACATTAATAAAATAGACTCATTCATCAAAAACACAAACTACCACAATTCACCTAATATGAAATAGATCATTAGAAAGCCCTctaactattaaagaaatgaattcataatttaaaacgcACCCCCTCCTAAAAAAAGAtctccaggaccagatgatttcactgtagaattctaccaaatatttaaacaaGAATTAATGCAAATTCCATGCcattttttccagaaaatagaagagaaaaatgattctcaatttattttatgaagctagaaTCACCATTATACTAAAACCAGACCAAGTtagtataataaaaagaaaacaacaaagtaATAGCCTtcataaatacagatgcaaaaatccccaaatagaattcagcaatatatgaaagaattatataccttTACCAAGTAGGGTCTATTCTTTGGATGCAAGTCTagtttaattttctaaaatcaaTCCATGTAATTCATATTAgcagactgatgaagaaaaattaCACAATCATATCAatcaatacagaaaaagcatttaacaaaattcaacatccatttacaataaaaactctcagagggtggtgcaacggtggctcagtggcaagaattctcacttgccaagctggagacatgggttcgataactggagcctgcccatgacaagaAAATAACTCTCAGAAACAGGGatagaaggtaacttcctcaacttgataaagagcatctacatAAAATCTAGCAGTGTATtaatgttaaaatactgaatactTTGCTCCTAAGATGGGGAACAAGGCAATGATGTCTGTGCTCATTGTCTTATTCAACATAGTACTGGGAGTTCTAGCCACTACAATAAGgcatgaaaaaggaataaaagtcatacagatcagaaaggaagatacttcctatttgcagatggcatgattgtCTAcataaaaaacaccaaaaaaaaactacataaaaATCTTCTAGAACtcataagtgaattcagcaaggtaccaggatacaagataaacattaAAAACTCTAGTGTATAATACTAGCAGTGAACACCTGGACACTGAAATTAGAAATGCAATAACATTTACCATTgttaaaacacaaaattaaatacttaggtATAACTCTAACAAAACAGGTACACAACTtttatgctgaaaactacaaaatgagatgaaagaaatcaaagacctaaagtaAATTGAGagatatttcatgttcatgggTAGGAAcacaatattattaagatgtcactGCTTCCAAAGATGATCCATAGGTTCAATTCAATTCCAATCAAATTGCCAGTAAGTTATTTTGTTGTCTTTGATGAGCTGAATCTAAAGTTATTTGGAAAGACAAAAGATCCAGAATAGCCAACAATTATGCTGAAGAAGAACAGAACAAAATGGGGGGACTGACACTATCTGTCTGTAAGACTTGcaatg
This is a stretch of genomic DNA from Tamandua tetradactyla isolate mTamTet1 chromosome 4, mTamTet1.pri, whole genome shotgun sequence. It encodes these proteins:
- the CYSLTR2 gene encoding cysteinyl leukotriene receptor 2; translation: MFLPEPISTAEMEATVAPGNNSENCTIENFKRNFYPIVYLIIFVWGALGNGFSIFVFLQPYRKSTSVNVFMLNLAISDLLFTSTLPFRVNYYLRGSDWIFGDVACRIMSYSMYVNMYSSIFFLTVLSVVRFLATVHPFRLLHVTSVRSAWILCAVIWVFTMACSTVLLHNGSKPNGNTTSCLELNVNKIDNLQIMNYMALAVGFLLPLCILSICYLLIIRALLKVEVPESNLRVSHKKALTTVAIALTIFLLCFLPYHILRTLHLAFWRQNTCGGWLHKGVVITLPLAAANSFLNPFLYYFAGENFKDRLRAIFRKGHSAKTETKCRFPVCASLKMETSVEGVTM